In Candidatus Nitronauta litoralis, one DNA window encodes the following:
- a CDS encoding LysM peptidoglycan-binding domain-containing protein: MLLRLKAPFTLIAFVCFLLISVTSGWSKGTSLHSGQKGFTTPRGLESAVGFWTKVYTEYTTRHAILHDSEDLSVIYEVVYLGEKRLGHRRRSAKVNPVRRKYQKILRKLAKRKGTLGLTSEERRVAKLVKGSYSRAARKIRVQIGQKDRFREGIVRSGKYLEGIQREFRLHRMPEELTVLPHVESSFQVNAYSSAGAAGVWQFTRSTGRLFMKVGYSVDERRDPILSANAAARLLKSNYDELGSWPLAITAYNHGVNGMKRAQRRYGNDIVKIIKRYKSRTFGFASRNFYAEFLAALGIIKNYKKYFPKVVMDKPIKTVSTRLKYFIHIDDLVKNLGMTKGEIAEFNPALREPVISGKKRIPKNFLLKAPASKVSNLGTKIASLPSSHRFSKQVRSRWYTVRRGDTLSSIARRMRTSVRALKVSNNIDNQHRIYKGQVLEMPWGAKAVRKSQTVKVASVKSRKPQLYLSDNLKNYRVKRHDNLSKIARRFDMSVKDLIRVNRLRNPDRLKPGQTIKVASLQSAGLVKPERKLSIKTKQPKKADDKLVASVAPMQAEGSGKIKIEYSDAISTTKHFNKNRPAFMPVKFSGGSHKNGKVGIIAVDFEETLSHYADWAGISIAEFRKFNKLGRRASLQINQSLRVPLYKKTAQDFEEKRQEYHRAIQEDFFNNYRVEKVVIRNLKRGETIWEICNDIYVIPMWLLSNYNQEKNINALAEGAPVVIPVITAIKA, translated from the coding sequence TTGTTGTTACGATTGAAGGCTCCATTCACGTTAATTGCTTTTGTTTGCTTTCTCTTGATCTCGGTCACCTCAGGCTGGAGCAAGGGAACATCTCTCCATAGCGGGCAAAAGGGGTTCACCACACCCCGTGGTTTGGAAAGCGCTGTTGGATTCTGGACCAAGGTTTACACAGAATACACTACACGCCACGCCATCCTCCATGACTCTGAAGACCTCAGTGTAATTTATGAAGTGGTCTATCTCGGTGAAAAACGCCTTGGACATCGTCGGCGTTCTGCCAAGGTCAACCCTGTCCGGAGAAAATACCAGAAAATATTGAGGAAGCTTGCCAAGCGTAAAGGAACACTGGGATTAACAAGTGAAGAGCGACGAGTTGCCAAGCTTGTTAAGGGAAGTTATTCACGCGCCGCAAGAAAAATCAGGGTACAGATTGGTCAAAAAGACAGGTTCAGAGAAGGTATTGTGAGGTCCGGCAAATATTTGGAAGGAATTCAGAGAGAATTTCGTCTCCACCGGATGCCAGAAGAGCTCACCGTGCTACCGCATGTTGAATCCTCTTTTCAGGTCAATGCCTATTCCTCAGCTGGTGCCGCAGGTGTCTGGCAGTTCACTCGCAGTACAGGGCGACTGTTCATGAAGGTTGGCTATTCTGTTGACGAAAGACGTGACCCCATTTTGTCGGCAAATGCTGCCGCGAGGCTTTTAAAATCAAACTATGATGAGCTGGGTTCCTGGCCTTTAGCTATTACCGCATACAACCACGGCGTTAATGGCATGAAGCGGGCACAACGTCGCTATGGAAATGATATTGTCAAAATCATAAAACGTTACAAAAGTCGCACTTTTGGTTTTGCTTCCCGGAATTTTTATGCAGAATTTTTAGCCGCTCTGGGAATCATTAAAAATTATAAAAAGTATTTCCCAAAAGTGGTGATGGACAAACCGATCAAAACGGTATCCACACGACTGAAATATTTTATCCATATTGATGACCTTGTAAAAAATCTGGGCATGACAAAGGGTGAGATTGCCGAATTCAATCCTGCCTTGCGCGAGCCTGTAATATCGGGCAAAAAAAGAATTCCGAAAAACTTCCTGTTGAAGGCACCGGCAAGTAAAGTCTCCAATCTTGGGACGAAAATCGCAAGCTTGCCGAGTTCTCATCGTTTCAGCAAACAGGTGAGATCACGATGGTATACCGTGCGTAGGGGGGATACTTTGTCAAGTATTGCCAGGCGAATGCGGACTTCAGTCAGGGCTCTCAAAGTTTCAAATAACATTGACAATCAACACCGGATTTACAAAGGGCAAGTCCTCGAGATGCCTTGGGGGGCAAAAGCAGTCAGGAAATCGCAAACAGTCAAAGTGGCTTCCGTCAAGTCCCGCAAACCCCAACTCTATCTTAGCGATAATCTGAAAAACTACCGCGTGAAGCGTCACGACAATCTTTCCAAAATTGCCCGTCGATTTGATATGTCAGTCAAAGATCTCATTCGCGTAAACAGGTTGCGCAACCCTGACCGCTTGAAACCAGGACAAACGATAAAAGTTGCAAGCTTACAGTCTGCGGGGCTGGTTAAACCCGAAAGAAAGCTTTCTATCAAAACAAAACAACCTAAGAAAGCGGATGATAAGCTGGTGGCCAGTGTGGCACCAATGCAGGCTGAGGGTAGCGGGAAAATAAAGATCGAATACTCTGATGCCATCAGCACGACGAAGCATTTTAATAAAAACCGTCCTGCCTTCATGCCGGTAAAGTTTTCCGGAGGTTCACACAAGAATGGGAAGGTGGGGATAATTGCTGTCGACTTTGAAGAAACGCTCAGTCATTATGCCGACTGGGCAGGTATCTCCATAGCGGAATTCAGGAAATTTAATAAACTGGGGCGTCGAGCGTCTCTTCAGATAAACCAGTCCTTGCGTGTGCCTCTTTATAAAAAGACAGCTCAGGATTTCGAAGAAAAACGCCAGGAATATCATCGCGCAATTCAGGAAGACTTTTTTAATAACTACCGGGTTGAAAAAGTGGTCATTCGGAACCTGAAACGTGGAGAAACGATTTGGGAAATATGTAACGATATTTATGTGATTCCTATGTGGCTCCTGAGTAACTATAATCAGGAAAAAAATATCAATGCCCTTGCCGAAGGTGCTCCAGTTGTGATCCCTGTAATAACCGCTATAAAAGCCTGA
- a CDS encoding EscU/YscU/HrcU family type III secretion system export apparatus switch protein — MKKKKHQKSALSLHFNKEKDQAPKVTAKGKGLMAERIIELAREHKIPIKEDPDLVEVLSQVDVNQEVPPSVYLVVAELLAWVYKMNSDYKGGFHTPQ; from the coding sequence ATGAAGAAAAAAAAGCACCAAAAATCGGCACTTTCCCTGCATTTTAATAAAGAAAAGGATCAAGCTCCCAAGGTCACCGCCAAAGGCAAGGGACTGATGGCAGAAAGGATTATTGAACTGGCCCGGGAGCATAAAATTCCCATCAAAGAAGATCCTGACCTGGTTGAAGTTTTGTCACAAGTGGACGTTAATCAGGAGGTACCTCCTTCTGTTTATCTGGTAGTAGCAGAGTTATTGGCCTGGGTTTATAAAATGAACTCTGATTACAAAGGGGGCTTTCATACCCCTCAGTAA
- a CDS encoding dephospho-CoA kinase — MALLVGVTGGMGAGKSTVSGMISRLGGHIIDADQICRRLVEPGKPAWKEIAEALGPEIVLPDQTLDRKRIAQIIFKDAEQKKKLETILHPKVFEQEQVEFREISIKTPSSVVILDAALLIESGNYRKVDKVVVVACPEEQAISRIVAQGRFAEDDARLRIRSQMPLNAKKAVADYILENDSSLEDLGQRVEKLFENLKALIGSNG; from the coding sequence ATGGCATTGTTAGTCGGTGTAACAGGAGGGATGGGGGCTGGAAAATCGACTGTATCTGGAATGATTTCCAGGCTCGGGGGACACATCATTGATGCTGATCAGATTTGCCGACGTCTGGTTGAACCGGGTAAGCCAGCATGGAAAGAAATCGCGGAGGCTTTGGGGCCTGAGATAGTTTTGCCGGACCAGACTCTTGATCGCAAAAGAATTGCGCAAATTATTTTTAAAGACGCCGAGCAGAAAAAAAAGCTGGAAACGATTCTTCATCCGAAAGTGTTTGAGCAGGAACAGGTGGAGTTTAGGGAAATTAGCATTAAAACCCCTTCATCAGTCGTGATTCTGGATGCTGCTCTGTTAATTGAATCAGGAAATTACCGAAAAGTAGATAAGGTGGTTGTAGTGGCCTGTCCGGAAGAACAGGCAATAAGTCGGATAGTGGCCCAGGGGCGATTTGCGGAAGATGATGCCAGGCTCAGAATTCGAAGTCAGATGCCCCTGAATGCAAAAAAGGCGGTAGCGGATTATATTCTGGAAAACGATTCTTCACTTGAAGACCTGGGGCAAAGGGTAGAGAAACTGTTTGAAAACCTTAAAGCCCTGATCGGATCAAATGGCTGA
- a CDS encoding branched-chain-amino acid aminotransferase, with the protein MTTQINLNGEIGPDAFISVLDHGFLFGDSIYEVVVTHKGVPCFMMGHLKRLRNSAAGLSMEIPWSDEHIVQQIDRTVTEAGNEESYIRVIVTRGVGELDIDPTSCSNPELLVLVKELKPYPQANYEKGINVALVSVKRNSRDTVSPGIKTGNYLNNVLAKLESNSMGAQDALMLNHEGHLTECTTSNFFFVSDGRIMTPSLECGILAGITRDVLLQVAQENGVLVEEGEWPPDSLIKADEAFITGTVKKVMPVTHLDGRPFGDGQPGPVTRRMMRLYDEALSREADTS; encoded by the coding sequence ATGACCACGCAAATTAATTTAAATGGCGAAATTGGACCAGATGCTTTTATCTCTGTTCTCGATCATGGTTTTCTTTTCGGAGATAGTATTTACGAAGTTGTTGTAACCCATAAGGGTGTTCCCTGTTTCATGATGGGGCATCTGAAGCGGTTACGAAACTCAGCTGCCGGACTTTCCATGGAAATCCCGTGGTCCGATGAGCACATTGTTCAACAAATTGACCGTACGGTAACGGAAGCAGGTAATGAAGAGTCTTACATAAGGGTTATCGTGACCCGGGGTGTGGGTGAACTTGATATTGACCCCACTTCTTGTTCGAACCCCGAATTGCTGGTTCTGGTTAAGGAATTAAAACCATACCCTCAAGCAAACTATGAAAAGGGGATCAACGTTGCTCTGGTTTCGGTCAAACGCAACTCCAGGGACACGGTCAGTCCTGGAATAAAAACAGGAAATTACCTTAACAATGTGTTAGCTAAGCTGGAATCTAACAGCATGGGGGCACAGGATGCTTTGATGCTGAATCATGAGGGCCATCTCACCGAATGCACCACCAGTAATTTCTTTTTTGTAAGTGATGGTCGAATAATGACCCCATCGCTTGAATGTGGAATTCTTGCCGGAATTACACGTGACGTTCTTCTCCAGGTTGCTCAGGAAAACGGAGTATTGGTAGAAGAAGGTGAATGGCCTCCTGATAGCCTGATAAAGGCGGATGAAGCGTTCATCACCGGAACGGTTAAAAAAGTTATGCCTGTCACTCATCTGGATGGGCGACCATTTGGAGATGGTCAGCCGGGACCCGTGACGCGCCGTATGATGCGACTATATGACGAAGCTTTAAGTCGAGAGGCAGACACTTCCTGA
- a CDS encoding NUDIX domain-containing protein, translating to MHESEEIFDVVDQDDQVIGQATRKEVHERGLRHRSVHILVFNSKGELFLQKRSLAKDENPGYWDTSAAGHVDSGEDYESCAHRELEEELGIKADLKEIGKFSACSETFFEHVRVYLCTSDANIVINPDEISEGRFWSLNEIETSLQDETLPFTSTFRLILDKLRGSLR from the coding sequence ATGCATGAGTCAGAAGAAATTTTTGATGTGGTCGATCAGGATGACCAGGTCATAGGACAGGCAACCCGGAAGGAAGTCCATGAGCGGGGATTGCGGCATCGCTCCGTTCATATTCTTGTTTTCAACTCAAAAGGGGAATTGTTTCTCCAGAAGCGATCACTGGCTAAGGATGAAAATCCGGGTTATTGGGACACTTCTGCAGCGGGCCATGTCGATTCTGGAGAGGATTATGAAAGTTGTGCGCACCGTGAACTTGAGGAAGAACTTGGAATCAAAGCGGATCTAAAGGAAATTGGGAAATTCAGCGCCTGTTCGGAGACCTTTTTTGAGCATGTCAGGGTTTATCTCTGCACCTCTGATGCAAATATTGTAATTAACCCTGATGAAATTTCCGAGGGACGTTTCTGGTCTCTAAATGAAATTGAAACCTCACTTCAGGATGAAACGCTGCCCTTCACCTCAACCTTCAGGTTGATCCTCGATAAACTTAGAGGTAGTCTGCGATAG
- a CDS encoding HPr family phosphocarrier protein, producing MEPKSLNQIISEEEFLILLQDSCGAFFKTFNAFRDLPQGDGGATRKCYSSLIQEAELLESFLDEHGARENKTWAGFTEYVACIRNLVKAAFFCKHLVDRYPFYKLRDTEEVQGRFFNDSNVVLDFLNNSILKLFLECIEEGKKNQLAIPEAAIDPDNFALLEANKRLPKNVEGEEVNEQEDRIIDMLEKMQAVGSLMEAMQVERTQVPEALKAIVPDKIDEKNARMLMNLVHSIQSEFDTYIKSTPIEQKHEGLKGLRGYISMPLHLLEMMIWLIHFYERHEDEIRKGEAKKVISGLVDKNDLLSHVVNYCFYYSLYYVHEGDKLSKELLKVFVKTVRYELPVPDPLGFHARPSTYVSKIVRRYEGDACIIIDNEKIDARSVMGLLQAGGELADKGYKTVVFEGDKRILDDLKILASHNYCEEKEVPAELDYLRGSIE from the coding sequence TTGGAACCAAAATCGCTGAATCAAATAATTTCCGAAGAAGAATTTTTGATTCTTCTTCAGGATAGCTGTGGTGCATTTTTCAAAACCTTCAATGCATTTCGAGACCTTCCTCAAGGCGACGGAGGTGCGACCCGGAAATGCTATTCGAGTCTGATTCAAGAGGCGGAGTTACTGGAAAGTTTCCTGGATGAACACGGTGCCCGCGAAAATAAAACCTGGGCCGGTTTTACAGAGTATGTTGCCTGTATTCGAAACCTGGTTAAAGCAGCATTTTTTTGTAAGCATCTGGTTGATCGTTATCCCTTTTACAAGTTGCGGGATACTGAGGAAGTGCAAGGGCGATTTTTTAACGATTCAAATGTGGTTCTGGACTTTTTAAATAACTCCATCCTGAAACTCTTTTTGGAATGTATTGAAGAGGGGAAGAAAAACCAGTTGGCAATTCCCGAGGCTGCCATCGATCCTGATAATTTTGCATTGCTGGAAGCCAATAAGCGGCTTCCAAAAAATGTAGAAGGTGAAGAGGTCAATGAACAAGAAGACCGGATCATTGACATGCTGGAAAAAATGCAAGCAGTGGGCAGTCTGATGGAGGCGATGCAAGTTGAGCGGACACAGGTGCCTGAAGCATTGAAAGCAATTGTTCCTGACAAAATCGATGAAAAAAACGCACGTATGTTAATGAATCTGGTGCACAGTATTCAATCAGAATTCGATACCTACATAAAAAGTACTCCCATTGAACAGAAGCATGAGGGGTTGAAAGGCCTGCGTGGCTATATCTCGATGCCACTTCACCTGCTCGAGATGATGATCTGGCTGATTCATTTTTATGAACGTCATGAAGATGAAATCAGAAAAGGTGAAGCAAAGAAAGTTATCAGCGGGTTGGTTGATAAAAACGATTTATTGTCCCACGTCGTGAACTACTGTTTTTATTATTCTCTTTACTATGTGCATGAAGGGGACAAGCTCAGCAAAGAGCTTCTAAAGGTTTTTGTGAAAACGGTTCGTTATGAGTTACCGGTGCCAGACCCGCTTGGATTTCATGCCCGACCCTCTACCTATGTTTCCAAAATTGTTCGGCGCTATGAAGGTGATGCCTGCATTATTATTGATAATGAAAAGATTGATGCGCGATCTGTAATGGGTTTGTTGCAAGCTGGAGGAGAATTGGCGGACAAGGGGTATAAGACGGTGGTATTCGAGGGAGACAAAAGAATACTGGATGACTTGAAAATCCTGGCATCCCATAATTATTGCGAAGAGAAAGAGGTCCCGGCAGAGCTGGATTATCTCAGGGGCTCCATTGAATAG
- a CDS encoding HNH endonuclease, with amino-acid sequence MLDEQKVLILNFSYEPLQFCTAKRGIIMVLSGRAEKIESNGYIVRSPNQSFALPTVIRVLKMVRRNMGKGLSFSKKNIMRRDNYTCQYCGVRENMLTVDHVIPKSRGGGTSWTNVVVACKPCNLKKGSRTAVEAGMPLKKKPFRPNFHYHSFVIPSASEEHLESWYKYLPPALKARNSIN; translated from the coding sequence ATGCTGGATGAGCAAAAAGTTCTGATTCTTAATTTTTCTTATGAACCCCTGCAATTTTGCACGGCAAAACGGGGGATCATCATGGTTTTGTCTGGACGGGCGGAAAAAATAGAATCAAACGGGTATATTGTCCGTTCGCCAAACCAGAGCTTTGCTTTGCCAACGGTAATACGGGTTTTGAAAATGGTACGGCGAAATATGGGCAAAGGATTGTCTTTCAGTAAAAAGAATATAATGCGAAGAGACAATTACACCTGCCAATATTGTGGAGTTCGCGAGAATATGTTGACGGTGGACCATGTTATTCCCAAATCACGTGGAGGCGGTACCAGTTGGACTAATGTTGTGGTGGCGTGCAAACCCTGTAACTTGAAAAAAGGCAGCAGGACAGCGGTTGAAGCTGGAATGCCACTCAAGAAAAAACCTTTTCGCCCGAACTTTCATTACCATTCATTTGTGATTCCATCCGCTTCTGAGGAGCATTTGGAAAGCTGGTATAAATACCTGCCTCCAGCACTTAAAGCTCGCAATTCTATAAATTGA
- a CDS encoding FAD-binding oxidoreductase, whose product MIIKKDSSAIAPYLKDASNFPDGTASSVVIPDSVEELIQFLKSNTEPITISGARTGLTASGIPLSGTIISMEKLKELSGPDSMGKLVSGPFVTIKNIQSHLKGSGWFYPPNPTETWASLGGTLSTNASGSRSYKWGATRNYVEEVEIVLVDGRCAKVSRGQKISSDLDFNDGSKIRFPDINYTSPQCKNAAGFYVQPDMDWLDLFVGSDGTLCLFTKITLKTIPSPADFLSGILFLEDEEQCWNLVKEIRESKVQEISPCALEYFDSNSLKRLKPEFSNISPGAMAALYFEQDIQSMDDYDRYLEAWFEFLDNMRVPLEDSWFSQSDADLEKFQEFRHRLPLIINEENSREGRVKIGTDMAVTDLHFVDLMHFYRSVLKESGLPNVMFGHIGDNHLHINLLPDKSQMTTAKEVYEKFVDQVLAWRGTISAEHGVGKLKKEYYHEMVGDEALADLKTIKNCFDPDNLLGQGNLF is encoded by the coding sequence ATGATTATCAAAAAAGATTCCTCTGCTATCGCACCCTACCTGAAGGATGCTTCAAATTTTCCTGACGGAACAGCAAGCTCTGTTGTGATCCCTGATTCTGTCGAGGAATTGATTCAATTTTTAAAGAGCAACACGGAACCAATAACCATCTCTGGTGCGAGAACGGGTTTGACAGCTTCCGGCATCCCTTTGTCGGGAACTATAATTTCAATGGAAAAGCTGAAGGAGTTATCTGGGCCGGATTCAATGGGGAAACTTGTTTCCGGTCCTTTCGTTACCATAAAAAATATACAGAGCCATCTAAAGGGATCAGGCTGGTTTTACCCGCCAAATCCAACGGAAACCTGGGCGAGTCTGGGCGGAACCTTGTCGACCAACGCATCAGGATCGAGGAGTTACAAGTGGGGCGCCACTCGCAATTATGTGGAAGAAGTAGAAATAGTGTTGGTAGATGGGCGTTGTGCCAAGGTCTCCAGAGGGCAAAAAATATCAAGTGATCTTGATTTTAACGACGGTTCAAAAATCAGATTCCCAGATATCAACTACACAAGTCCCCAGTGCAAAAACGCTGCTGGATTTTATGTTCAGCCGGATATGGATTGGCTCGATTTGTTTGTTGGTTCAGACGGCACTTTGTGCCTTTTTACGAAAATCACACTTAAAACTATACCTTCACCTGCAGATTTTTTAAGTGGAATATTATTTTTAGAAGATGAAGAGCAATGTTGGAACCTGGTAAAGGAGATTCGTGAATCCAAAGTCCAGGAAATTTCACCCTGTGCTTTGGAGTATTTTGATTCCAACTCTTTGAAAAGGCTTAAACCGGAATTTTCAAATATATCTCCTGGTGCCATGGCAGCTCTTTACTTTGAGCAGGATATTCAGTCCATGGATGATTACGACCGCTATCTGGAAGCCTGGTTTGAATTTCTGGACAATATGAGGGTTCCGTTAGAGGATTCGTGGTTTTCTCAATCGGATGCCGATCTGGAAAAATTCCAGGAATTTCGGCATAGACTTCCTTTAATAATCAATGAAGAGAACAGCCGTGAGGGACGTGTTAAAATTGGTACGGATATGGCGGTTACCGATTTACATTTTGTTGATCTCATGCACTTTTACCGAAGTGTATTAAAAGAATCAGGTTTGCCCAATGTCATGTTTGGGCATATCGGCGATAACCATCTTCACATAAACCTGCTGCCTGATAAGTCACAGATGACAACCGCAAAAGAAGTTTATGAAAAGTTTGTGGATCAAGTTCTTGCCTGGAGGGGAACGATTTCGGCGGAACATGGAGTCGGCAAACTAAAAAAAGAGTACTACCATGAAATGGTAGGCGATGAAGCGCTAGCCGATTTAAAAACGATAAAAAATTGTTTTGACCCTGATAATCTACTGGGGCAGGGTAACCTTTTCTGA
- a CDS encoding AAA family ATPase: MNQENKLQLETVTLGGVNLTLSPQDKSQPEWIGQEEILKQLLACWLVVAKEDMPLSPRIVGMPGIGKTTLGMVAARNRKQPLYIFQCTSDTRPEDLLITPVLSEQGKISYHASPLVTAMISGGICILDEGNRMNEKSWASLAPLLDHRRYVESIIAGIQIPAHKEFRCCVTMNQDESTFEIPDYILSRLQPTLSLGMPTEQDEMAILKYHLPFVRHDMVELTVQFLQKSHQLDLDFSPRDGLHILQYAVKRLAQDPEHPLSSDKAWKEAVEGILGEDALDLDKLAERKRRALGNERLPMGLGDFFFGEGDPLHPDLDR; this comes from the coding sequence ATGAATCAGGAAAACAAACTACAGCTCGAGACGGTGACCCTTGGTGGGGTCAACCTCACACTGAGTCCCCAGGATAAAAGCCAGCCTGAATGGATAGGGCAAGAGGAAATTCTAAAGCAATTGCTCGCTTGTTGGCTGGTGGTGGCAAAGGAGGATATGCCACTTTCACCACGCATTGTCGGCATGCCGGGAATCGGAAAAACGACCCTGGGTATGGTAGCGGCAAGAAACAGAAAGCAGCCTTTATATATTTTCCAGTGTACCAGCGACACCAGGCCCGAAGATTTGCTCATTACCCCGGTGCTATCTGAGCAAGGCAAAATTTCCTACCATGCGTCTCCATTAGTCACAGCGATGATTAGCGGGGGTATCTGTATTCTGGACGAAGGCAACCGGATGAACGAAAAGAGCTGGGCATCCCTGGCTCCCCTGCTCGATCATCGGCGTTATGTGGAGTCAATCATCGCTGGTATTCAAATTCCGGCACACAAGGAATTCCGTTGCTGCGTCACCATGAACCAGGATGAATCAACCTTTGAGATTCCAGATTATATTTTGTCGCGTTTGCAACCTACCCTGTCACTGGGCATGCCGACTGAACAGGATGAAATGGCGATCCTGAAATACCATCTACCCTTTGTCCGGCATGATATGGTTGAACTGACCGTTCAGTTCCTGCAAAAATCACATCAACTCGACCTGGACTTTTCTCCAAGAGATGGCCTTCATATCCTCCAGTACGCAGTCAAACGACTGGCTCAGGACCCGGAGCATCCATTATCAAGCGACAAAGCCTGGAAAGAAGCGGTGGAAGGCATTCTTGGAGAAGACGCGCTGGATCTGGATAAGCTTGCGGAGCGTAAACGTCGCGCTCTTGGCAATGAACGGTTGCCGATGGGTCTCGGTGATTTCTTCTTTGGGGAGGGAGACCCTCTTCACCCCGATCTTGATCGATAA
- the tenA gene encoding thiaminase II, which produces MKFSERAWDAVAPLYKKILDHPFNRELSLGTLALSRFQFYMKQDSLYLVDFARALAIVASKADNPDDIVLLLEFSKGAIVAERGLHQHYFDLFDIELDVDKAPGCFSYTNFLISTCTHKSYAEGIAALLPCFWIYREVGLHIHSQAVAENPYQKWIDTYSGEEFSKIVDDAIDLTDRVADQVNTEQGEQMLNAFVLSTRLEWMFWDSAYREEAWV; this is translated from the coding sequence ATGAAATTTTCCGAAAGGGCATGGGATGCCGTAGCTCCACTATATAAGAAAATACTGGATCATCCTTTTAACCGGGAGCTTTCCCTGGGAACGCTCGCGTTGTCACGGTTTCAATTTTATATGAAGCAGGATTCCTTATACCTGGTCGATTTTGCCAGGGCGCTTGCCATTGTTGCTTCCAAAGCCGATAACCCTGATGATATTGTCTTGTTGCTCGAATTTTCCAAGGGAGCTATTGTTGCGGAACGTGGCCTGCATCAGCATTATTTTGATTTGTTCGATATTGAGTTGGATGTTGATAAAGCTCCCGGATGTTTCTCTTACACAAATTTTCTGATTTCAACTTGTACTCACAAAAGCTACGCGGAGGGTATCGCTGCCTTGCTCCCTTGTTTCTGGATTTACCGTGAAGTCGGTTTGCATATCCATTCACAAGCGGTTGCGGAAAACCCCTACCAGAAATGGATCGATACTTATTCGGGGGAAGAGTTTTCGAAAATTGTGGATGATGCGATTGATTTAACCGACCGGGTTGCAGATCAGGTGAACACTGAACAGGGAGAACAGATGCTAAATGCTTTTGTCTTATCCACTCGCCTTGAATGGATGTTTTGGGACAGCGCCTATCGGGAGGAGGCCTGGGTATAA
- the thiD gene encoding bifunctional hydroxymethylpyrimidine kinase/phosphomethylpyrimidine kinase, translating to MKSYTTALSIAGSDPSGGAGIQADLKTFSALGCYGMSVITALTSQNTMGVRGIFDVTSEFVESQLIAILDDIEVDAVKIGMLHSPAIIEVVARCLNKYSVEKLVVDPVMFAKSGDRLIRDDAIESLRKDLIPRATVLTPNLPEAGEFLKRSIKTRDHMEEAAHALLKEGPSCVVIKGGHLDSGGSDDYLAFRSESGIEGQWLYSRRETTPNMHGTGCTFSSAVGAYLAKGRELKEAVQSAKEYIAGTVQAGGEYSLGKGQGPVSHFYKLWKEGGEDNK from the coding sequence ATGAAATCGTACACAACAGCGCTTAGCATTGCAGGTTCTGATCCCAGTGGTGGAGCCGGAATCCAGGCCGATCTCAAAACGTTTTCTGCGCTGGGTTGTTATGGAATGTCCGTTATTACGGCTTTAACATCTCAGAACACTATGGGAGTTCGGGGTATTTTTGATGTCACGTCGGAGTTTGTTGAGTCGCAATTAATTGCAATTCTGGACGATATTGAAGTCGATGCCGTGAAGATTGGAATGCTGCATTCCCCTGCAATCATAGAGGTGGTGGCGCGGTGCCTGAATAAATATTCTGTAGAAAAACTCGTTGTCGATCCGGTCATGTTTGCGAAAAGTGGCGATCGTCTTATTAGAGACGATGCGATCGAAAGCTTGAGGAAAGACTTGATTCCAAGGGCGACTGTGCTGACTCCGAATCTTCCGGAAGCAGGTGAATTTTTAAAACGGTCTATAAAAACCCGGGATCATATGGAAGAGGCTGCACATGCCTTGCTTAAAGAGGGTCCTTCTTGCGTTGTCATCAAGGGGGGCCATCTGGATTCTGGGGGAAGCGATGACTACCTGGCGTTCCGAAGTGAAAGCGGAATTGAAGGACAGTGGTTGTACAGTCGCCGCGAGACCACACCCAACATGCATGGCACGGGTTGTACCTTTTCCTCTGCGGTCGGCGCATATCTGGCGAAGGGACGTGAATTAAAAGAAGCTGTGCAATCAGCCAAAGAGTATATTGCTGGAACTGTCCAGGCAGGGGGTGAGTATTCGCTTGGCAAGGGGCAGGGGCCTGTGTCTCATTTTTATAAATTGTGGAAAGAAGGGGGAGAGGACAATAAATGA